The genomic segment GCTTCACAAGAGCGGCGAGCCGTACTGACGTGCTCTACAACCTCGCCTCGATCCAGGAGTTCCTTGCCCGCCACCTGGGCGACCGCGAGGCGATCGTGTGGCGGGACCGGGTCCTAACCTACGCCGACGTCGCCCGGCGCTCGCGACGGGTGGGGCGCGCGCTCCGCCGCCTCGGCCTCGGCTGCCGGCGCGAGCGCGCGGACCTC from the Deltaproteobacteria bacterium genome contains:
- a CDS encoding acyl-CoA synthetase produces the protein MLYNLASIQEFLARHLGDREAIVWRDRVLTYADVARRSRRVGRALRRLGLGCRRERADL